One window of the Natronomonas marina genome contains the following:
- a CDS encoding PAS domain S-box protein — protein sequence MVTPGERGETRRRRAERAESISVIYVDDYEELCELTAEGLEEASDRLAVETTTEPSVVTDRIEAVDCVVADYAMPDVDGLELLRRVREIDEDLPFVLYTGKGDEAVASEAISLGVTDYLAKRGGPERFVRLAHRIESVVDARRDTEAVERTRQRARATVRRERARFRALVERSPAATVVLDETGRFEFLSSSIENLTGRKPEELQGESAFAYVHEADREGVVEEFRRSLADPAYRPTVEYRFRHADGEWRHLESSGVNRLDDPAVEGFVVNTEDVTERKRTERRFHRERGLADRLLGIAPSPVLVVDGEGEIVRASDRAADLLETTADRLLGLSGSTFDVAVRDAGDGDPPADERLGAVADATGRAVRGVEYEVGVPSGWFRLRGDAAPLTEGDGAVVAVEAVESLGRRR from the coding sequence ATGGTAACGCCGGGTGAGAGGGGCGAAACGAGGAGACGGCGCGCCGAGCGTGCCGAGTCGATCTCCGTAATCTACGTCGACGACTACGAGGAGCTGTGTGAGCTGACCGCCGAGGGTCTCGAGGAGGCCAGCGACCGACTGGCCGTCGAGACGACGACGGAGCCGTCGGTGGTCACCGACCGCATCGAGGCGGTCGACTGCGTCGTCGCCGACTACGCCATGCCCGACGTGGACGGCCTGGAACTGCTCCGCCGGGTGCGGGAAATCGACGAAGACCTGCCGTTCGTCCTCTATACGGGGAAGGGCGACGAGGCCGTCGCCAGCGAGGCCATCTCATTGGGCGTCACCGACTACCTCGCCAAACGCGGCGGACCCGAACGTTTCGTCCGCCTCGCACACCGCATCGAAAGCGTCGTCGACGCACGGCGGGACACCGAGGCTGTCGAGCGGACCCGCCAGCGAGCACGGGCCACCGTCCGGCGGGAGCGGGCGCGGTTCCGCGCACTCGTCGAACGCTCGCCGGCGGCCACGGTCGTGCTCGACGAGACCGGTCGCTTCGAGTTCCTCAGTTCCTCCATCGAGAACCTGACGGGCCGCAAGCCGGAGGAACTGCAGGGGGAGTCCGCGTTCGCGTACGTCCACGAGGCCGATCGGGAGGGGGTCGTCGAGGAGTTCAGACGGAGCCTCGCCGATCCCGCCTACCGGCCGACCGTCGAGTACCGGTTCCGCCACGCCGACGGCGAGTGGCGCCACCTCGAATCGAGTGGCGTCAACCGACTCGACGACCCTGCCGTCGAGGGGTTCGTCGTGAACACCGAGGACGTCACCGAGCGCAAGCGAACCGAACGGCGGTTCCACCGCGAACGTGGCCTCGCCGACCGCTTGCTCGGAATCGCGCCGTCGCCGGTCCTGGTCGTCGACGGCGAGGGGGAAATCGTGCGGGCAAGCGACCGGGCGGCCGACCTGCTGGAGACGACCGCGGACCGACTGCTGGGACTGTCGGGATCGACGTTCGACGTCGCGGTCCGGGACGCGGGCGACGGCGACCCGCCGGCAGACGAGCGCCTCGGTGCGGTCGCCGACGCGACCGGGCGGGCGGTTCGCGGCGTCGAGTACGAGGTCGGCGTTCCGAGCGGGTGGTTCCGGCTCCGGGGCGACGCCGCGCCGCTGACGGAGGGCGACGGTGCGGTCGTTGCCGTCGAGGCCGTCGAGTCGCTCGGACGACGCCGATAA
- a CDS encoding DUF7521 family protein, translating into MVNVLQGVLILMRLILFGLSLGLTLISFQAYSKRESERLQYAFIGFAFVSMGIAVTNLTTQVAVGGNLGQQLYYLQIAETVPFIVGFVMIYLSLYR; encoded by the coding sequence ATGGTCAACGTCCTGCAGGGGGTCCTCATCCTGATGCGGCTCATCCTCTTCGGACTCTCGCTCGGGCTGACGCTCATCAGCTTCCAGGCGTACTCGAAACGGGAAAGCGAGCGCCTGCAGTACGCCTTCATCGGCTTCGCCTTCGTCAGTATGGGCATCGCGGTGACCAACCTCACCACCCAGGTCGCCGTCGGCGGGAACCTCGGCCAGCAGCTGTACTACCTCCAGATAGCCGAGACGGTGCCGTTCATCGTCGGCTTCGTGATGATCTACCTCTCGCTGTACCGCTAG
- a CDS encoding diacylglycerol/lipid kinase family protein has protein sequence MKPDRVGAVVNPHAGSGDAASLFVTLAECFPDAEVDAEITTGPDHVPVAAVEQAARSDLIVAVGGDGTLREVAAALVEAESETPLFVVPAGRGNSTYRHLYGDDDWRELARGLSTGIDARPLEVGRIESTPPVSQTHFVLGFTAGLFRSALDTAERLRGLPGPVAYLLATAGAAVADDPVDVSVAVDDEPLFEGPARLVAVGGGRYRGSDFELLPESRPGDGTLHALAVEPTDLRDSLALLRSARAGRLLEHPAVSYRTGTTVTVESEAAVPVEVDGTPVDTPLESARLSVVPAAVSVAYPTDGG, from the coding sequence ATGAAGCCGGACCGCGTCGGCGCGGTCGTCAACCCCCACGCCGGCAGCGGCGACGCCGCCTCCCTGTTCGTGACCCTGGCGGAGTGTTTCCCCGACGCCGAGGTCGACGCCGAGATCACGACGGGGCCGGACCACGTCCCGGTCGCAGCAGTCGAGCAGGCCGCCCGGTCCGACCTGATCGTCGCCGTCGGCGGGGACGGGACGCTTCGGGAGGTCGCCGCGGCGCTCGTCGAGGCGGAATCCGAGACGCCGCTGTTCGTGGTTCCCGCCGGTCGCGGTAACTCCACGTACCGTCACCTCTACGGTGACGACGACTGGCGCGAACTGGCCCGGGGGCTGTCGACCGGTATCGACGCCCGACCGCTGGAGGTCGGGCGGATAGAGAGCACGCCACCCGTCTCACAGACTCACTTCGTCCTGGGGTTCACGGCGGGGCTCTTCCGCAGCGCGCTCGATACGGCCGAGCGGTTGCGGGGACTGCCGGGACCGGTCGCCTACCTGCTGGCGACTGCAGGTGCTGCCGTGGCCGACGACCCGGTCGACGTCTCGGTCGCCGTCGACGACGAGCCACTCTTCGAGGGTCCGGCCAGGCTCGTGGCCGTCGGCGGCGGACGCTATCGAGGCAGCGACTTCGAGTTGCTCCCGGAGTCCCGGCCCGGAGACGGGACGCTGCACGCGCTGGCCGTCGAACCGACCGACCTCCGGGACTCGCTTGCGCTCCTCCGGTCGGCCCGGGCCGGACGGCTCCTCGAGCATCCCGCCGTCAGCTACCGAACCGGGACGACGGTTACCGTCGAGTCCGAGGCCGCCGTCCCGGTCGAGGTCGACGGGACGCCAGTCGACACCCCGCTGGAATCGGCCCGTCTCTCGGTCGTCCCCGCGGCCGTGTCTGTCGCCTACCCGACGGACGGCGGGTGA
- a CDS encoding universal stress protein, with protein sequence MYDTVLLPTDGSDGAAEALEHAIGAADAYGAALHVVSVVDHRVVLAADADEKESVRTELTDEATEAVEELAERARSAGVETTTATPEGVPHREILAYAERAGVELLVLGTHGRTGREKRLNLGSTTERVVKAADRPLLVVDIGTE encoded by the coding sequence ATGTACGACACCGTTCTCCTGCCGACCGACGGCAGCGACGGCGCCGCGGAGGCCCTCGAACACGCTATCGGCGCCGCCGACGCCTACGGCGCCGCACTGCACGTCGTCTCCGTCGTCGACCACAGGGTCGTCCTCGCGGCCGATGCCGACGAGAAGGAGTCCGTCCGCACCGAACTCACCGACGAGGCGACCGAGGCGGTCGAGGAACTGGCCGAGCGGGCGCGTTCGGCCGGCGTCGAGACGACGACGGCCACCCCCGAGGGCGTCCCCCACCGCGAGATACTCGCCTACGCCGAGCGGGCCGGCGTCGAGTTGCTCGTGCTCGGGACCCACGGTCGGACCGGACGCGAGAAACGACTCAACCTCGGGAGCACGACCGAACGCGTCGTGAAGGCCGCAGACCGGCCGCTGCTCGTCGTCGACATCGGCACCGAGTAG
- a CDS encoding fumarylacetoacetate hydrolase family protein: MKLARIETADGLLEGEYEDDGTVRTDEGVYTPEEYDLRPPCEPSVFYCVGRNFGEKVDQMDYEVPDEPDFFIKPPVSLHPPETPIPYPTFSSELTYAGELAAVIDTHCKAVTEEEVDDVVRGYTILNDLDCLDQERRTARKAFDASGPLGPVVATDVDPVGLEMETHINGERRQHDNTENMFIKPREVISFLSERFTFTPGDVISFGSPANPGLLEPGDEIEIRYEGIGTLRNTVE; this comes from the coding sequence ATGAAACTGGCGCGCATCGAGACCGCCGATGGCCTCCTCGAAGGCGAATACGAGGACGACGGTACCGTTCGCACCGACGAGGGCGTCTACACGCCGGAGGAGTACGACCTGCGCCCGCCCTGTGAGCCCTCCGTGTTCTACTGTGTCGGCCGCAACTTCGGCGAGAAGGTCGACCAGATGGACTACGAAGTGCCCGACGAGCCGGACTTCTTCATCAAGCCGCCGGTGTCGCTGCACCCGCCGGAGACGCCGATCCCGTACCCGACGTTCTCCTCGGAGCTGACCTACGCCGGCGAACTCGCGGCTGTCATCGACACCCACTGCAAGGCCGTCACCGAAGAGGAGGTCGACGACGTGGTGCGCGGCTACACCATCCTCAACGACCTCGACTGTCTGGACCAGGAGCGACGTACCGCGCGGAAGGCCTTCGACGCCTCGGGTCCGCTCGGCCCGGTCGTGGCGACCGACGTCGACCCGGTCGGACTGGAGATGGAGACTCACATCAACGGCGAACGGCGCCAGCACGACAACACAGAGAACATGTTCATCAAGCCGCGGGAGGTCATCTCGTTCCTTTCGGAACGGTTCACGTTCACGCCCGGCGACGTCATCTCGTTCGGTAGCCCCGCGAATCCCGGCCTGCTCGAACCCGGCGACGAAATCGAGATTCGCTACGAGGGGATCGGCACGCTTCGGAACACCGTCGAGTGA
- a CDS encoding CDC48 family AAA ATPase, with protein sequence MNEVQLEVAKAYPNDSGRGIARLDPDTLLHLKLSPGDIIEIEGADTTAAKVWRADRQDWNTDTVRIDGFTRQNADVGIGERVEIRKAEATKADKLVLAPPEEASVQFGSDAAGMVKRQILKRPVVERDIVPVMSSTNHPFMRSPGQAIPLIAVETDPDGVCLITEDTEVELREEPISGFEKTGGGITYEDIGGLENEIQRVREMVELPMKHPQIFKKLGIEPPQGVLLHGPPGTGKTLLAKAVANETSASFFSIAGPEIISKYYGESEQQLREIFEDATEESPSIIFIDELDSIAPKREDVTGEVERRVVAQLLTMMDGLESRGQVIVIAATNRVDSVDPALRRPGRFDREIEIGVPDEVGRKEILQIHTRGMPLSDDVTLDRMADETHGFVGADIESLTKEAAMKALRRYLPEIDLDEEDIPPSLIDRMIIKRSDFRGALNEVDPSAMREVLVELPKVSWDDVGGLNEPKNQVKESVEWPMNQPEKFARMGIQPPAGVLLYGPPGTGKTLMAKAVANETNANFISVRGPQLLSKWVGESEKAIRQTFRKARQVAPTVIFFDELDSLAPGRGGETGSNVSERVVNQLLTELDGLEEMDEVMVIGATNRPDMIDPALIRSGRFDRLVMIGEPDVEGRERILEIHTGDTPLSPDVSLRELAEITDGYVGSDLESIAREAAIEALREDDDAEVVEMRHFRQALDSVRPTITDDIRDYYEQVEDDFRGGGAEASRRQGGRIGFQ encoded by the coding sequence ATGAACGAGGTCCAACTCGAGGTTGCGAAGGCGTATCCCAACGACTCCGGGCGTGGGATCGCGCGTCTCGACCCCGACACGCTGCTGCACCTGAAACTGTCGCCTGGCGACATCATCGAAATCGAGGGCGCCGACACCACCGCGGCGAAGGTCTGGCGGGCCGACCGCCAGGACTGGAACACCGACACGGTCCGCATCGACGGGTTCACGCGGCAGAACGCCGACGTGGGCATCGGCGAACGCGTCGAAATCCGGAAGGCCGAGGCGACGAAGGCCGACAAACTCGTGCTGGCGCCGCCGGAGGAGGCCTCCGTCCAGTTCGGCTCGGACGCCGCCGGCATGGTCAAACGGCAGATACTCAAGCGGCCCGTCGTCGAGCGCGACATCGTGCCCGTGATGAGTTCGACCAACCACCCGTTCATGCGGTCGCCGGGGCAGGCCATCCCGCTCATCGCCGTCGAGACGGACCCCGACGGCGTCTGTCTCATCACCGAGGACACCGAGGTCGAACTCCGCGAGGAACCCATCTCCGGCTTCGAGAAGACCGGCGGCGGGATCACCTACGAGGACATCGGCGGTCTCGAAAACGAGATCCAGCGCGTCCGGGAGATGGTCGAACTCCCGATGAAGCACCCCCAGATATTCAAGAAACTCGGCATCGAACCGCCCCAGGGGGTGCTGTTGCACGGTCCGCCCGGCACCGGCAAGACGCTCCTGGCGAAGGCCGTCGCCAACGAGACGTCCGCCTCGTTCTTCTCGATTGCGGGCCCGGAGATCATCTCGAAGTACTACGGCGAGTCCGAACAGCAACTCCGCGAGATCTTCGAGGACGCGACCGAGGAGTCCCCCTCTATCATCTTCATCGACGAACTGGACTCCATCGCACCGAAGCGCGAGGACGTCACCGGCGAGGTAGAGCGCCGCGTCGTCGCCCAGTTGCTGACGATGATGGACGGCCTCGAATCGCGGGGCCAGGTCATCGTCATCGCGGCGACCAACCGCGTCGACTCGGTCGACCCCGCCCTCCGGCGCCCCGGCCGCTTCGACCGCGAGATCGAGATCGGCGTCCCCGACGAGGTGGGCCGCAAGGAGATCCTCCAGATCCACACCCGCGGGATGCCGCTCAGCGACGACGTCACCCTCGACCGGATGGCCGACGAGACCCACGGCTTCGTCGGCGCCGACATCGAGTCGCTGACCAAGGAGGCCGCGATGAAGGCGCTGCGGCGGTACCTCCCCGAGATCGACCTCGACGAGGAGGACATCCCGCCGAGCCTCATCGACCGCATGATAATCAAGCGGAGCGACTTCCGGGGGGCCCTGAACGAGGTCGACCCCTCGGCGATGCGGGAGGTGCTCGTCGAGTTACCGAAGGTCTCCTGGGACGACGTCGGCGGCCTCAACGAGCCGAAGAACCAGGTCAAGGAGTCCGTCGAGTGGCCGATGAACCAGCCCGAGAAGTTCGCCCGGATGGGCATCCAGCCGCCCGCCGGCGTCCTGCTGTACGGCCCGCCCGGCACCGGCAAGACGCTGATGGCCAAGGCCGTCGCCAACGAGACCAACGCCAACTTCATCTCGGTGCGCGGCCCGCAACTGCTCTCGAAGTGGGTCGGCGAGTCCGAGAAGGCCATCCGCCAGACCTTCCGGAAGGCCCGCCAGGTCGCGCCGACGGTCATCTTCTTCGACGAACTGGACTCCCTCGCCCCGGGCCGCGGCGGCGAGACCGGCTCGAACGTCTCCGAGCGCGTCGTCAACCAGCTGCTCACCGAACTCGACGGGCTGGAGGAGATGGACGAGGTGATGGTGATCGGCGCGACGAACCGCCCGGACATGATCGACCCGGCGCTCATCCGGTCGGGCCGGTTCGACCGGCTGGTGATGATCGGCGAACCCGACGTCGAGGGACGCGAGCGCATCCTCGAGATTCACACCGGGGACACGCCGCTGTCGCCCGATGTCAGCCTGCGCGAACTGGCCGAGATCACCGACGGCTACGTCGGCTCGGACCTCGAGTCCATCGCCCGCGAGGCCGCAATCGAGGCGCTGCGAGAGGACGACGACGCCGAGGTGGTCGAGATGCGGCACTTCCGGCAGGCGCTGGACTCCGTCCGGCCGACCATCACCGACGACATCCGCGACTACTACGAGCAGGTCGAGGACGACTTCCGCGGCGGCGGTGCCGAGGCAAGTCGCCGGCAGGGCGGCCGCATCGGTTTCCAGTAG
- a CDS encoding AAA family ATPase, which produces MGDRAETTATLVVVCGLPGAGKSTVSRTIAERVDGTVLRTDVVRKEMVDDPDYTDEETAAVYDELLARAGERLADGEAVVLDGTFKRRNRRIEAREVAEAVGAGFRLVRVECEEQVVERRIAERDGVSDADLEVHRQFRERFEPVEMDHLAVDNSGTEAATRERITEAFGSGER; this is translated from the coding sequence ATGGGTGATCGAGCGGAGACGACCGCGACCCTCGTCGTGGTCTGTGGGCTGCCCGGAGCCGGCAAGTCGACCGTCTCGAGGACCATCGCGGAGCGGGTGGACGGCACCGTCCTGCGGACCGACGTCGTCCGCAAGGAGATGGTCGACGACCCCGACTACACCGACGAGGAGACGGCGGCCGTCTACGACGAACTCCTCGCCCGGGCGGGAGAGCGACTCGCGGACGGCGAGGCGGTCGTCCTCGACGGGACGTTCAAGCGCCGAAACAGGCGTATCGAGGCGCGCGAGGTCGCCGAGGCCGTCGGCGCGGGGTTCCGGCTGGTCCGCGTCGAGTGTGAAGAGCAGGTCGTCGAGCGCCGTATCGCCGAGCGCGACGGCGTCAGCGACGCCGACCTCGAGGTCCACAGGCAGTTCCGCGAGCGGTTCGAACCCGTCGAGATGGACCACCTCGCGGTGGACAACTCGGGGACCGAGGCGGCGACGCGGGAGCGAATCACGGAGGCCTTCGGTTCGGGCGAGCGGTGA
- a CDS encoding ArsR/SmtB family transcription factor — MDEDRSIEDILDTIGDRHARTVLAAISREPRSAKELSEECDLSLPTIYRRLELLEEHDLVTERTTVAEDGNHYSIYECKFDSTVIRLEDDEYNVRIYRKENLPDRFTQLWDDLSAE, encoded by the coding sequence GTGGACGAAGACCGGAGCATCGAGGACATCCTCGACACCATCGGCGACCGACACGCCCGGACGGTGCTGGCCGCGATCAGCCGAGAGCCCCGCTCGGCGAAGGAGCTCAGCGAGGAGTGTGACCTCTCGTTGCCGACCATCTACCGCCGGCTCGAACTCCTCGAGGAGCACGACCTGGTGACCGAACGGACGACCGTCGCCGAGGACGGTAACCACTACAGCATCTACGAGTGCAAGTTCGACAGCACGGTCATCCGGCTGGAGGACGACGAGTACAACGTCCGTATCTACCGCAAGGAGAACCTCCCGGACCGGTTCACCCAGCTGTGGGACGACCTCAGCGCCGAGTGA
- a CDS encoding PAS domain-containing response regulator, with translation MSSESGLPEKEQRREEISVVYVDDYEELCELTAEGLEEASDRLAVETTTDPSAVTDRIEAVDCVVADYAMPEMDGLELLRRVRVRSEDLPFILYTGKGDEAVASEAISLGVTDYLTKRGGPERFVRLAHRIENVVDARRAADEAEKTRSIARTAIERERTRLRALLEYSPTVTGVLDGTGRFEFLSPSIEEITGYTPRELRGEVAFEYVNDDDRERAERAFARVLESPRTTLSVEVRFREQSGGWRHVEVRGTNHLENPAVEGVIINARDLTERKRTDERLRRERDLTERVFEVTPSPLLLMDEDGHIRRMNDRAAEVFGMERSALQGHAPSESSVSFRNASGEEIVDAENLWEVVSHANRTVHDAECEVSLPSGDYELEVSAAPLPEVDEGFVVVAVETAERLS, from the coding sequence ATGTCGTCGGAGTCGGGCCTGCCGGAAAAGGAACAGCGTCGAGAGGAGATTTCGGTCGTGTACGTCGACGACTACGAGGAGCTGTGTGAGCTGACCGCCGAGGGTCTCGAGGAGGCCAGCGACCGACTGGCCGTCGAGACGACGACGGACCCGTCGGCGGTCACCGACCGCATCGAGGCGGTCGACTGCGTCGTCGCCGACTACGCCATGCCCGAGATGGACGGCCTGGAACTGCTCCGCCGCGTCAGGGTCCGCAGCGAAGACCTGCCGTTCATCCTCTACACGGGGAAGGGCGACGAGGCCGTCGCCAGCGAGGCCATCTCGCTGGGCGTCACCGACTACCTCACCAAACGCGGCGGTCCCGAACGCTTCGTCCGACTCGCACACCGCATCGAGAACGTCGTCGACGCACGCCGCGCCGCCGACGAGGCCGAGAAGACCCGGTCGATAGCCCGGACGGCAATCGAGCGCGAGCGGACGCGGCTCCGGGCTCTCCTCGAGTACTCCCCCACCGTGACGGGCGTTCTCGACGGGACCGGTCGCTTCGAGTTCCTCAGCCCCTCCATCGAGGAAATTACGGGCTACACACCCCGCGAGCTGCGCGGCGAAGTGGCCTTCGAGTACGTCAACGACGACGACCGGGAGCGCGCCGAGCGGGCGTTCGCCCGGGTACTCGAGTCGCCCCGGACCACCCTCTCGGTAGAGGTCCGCTTTCGGGAGCAGAGCGGCGGGTGGCGCCACGTCGAGGTCCGGGGGACGAACCACCTCGAGAATCCGGCCGTCGAGGGAGTCATCATCAACGCCCGCGACCTCACCGAGCGAAAGCGGACGGACGAACGGCTCCGCCGCGAGCGGGACCTGACTGAGCGGGTGTTCGAGGTCACGCCGAGTCCGCTCTTGCTCATGGACGAGGACGGCCACATCCGCCGGATGAACGACCGCGCTGCGGAGGTGTTCGGAATGGAGCGGTCGGCGCTGCAGGGACACGCGCCGTCGGAGTCGTCCGTCTCCTTCCGGAACGCGAGCGGGGAGGAGATCGTCGACGCGGAGAACCTCTGGGAGGTCGTCTCCCACGCCAACCGGACGGTCCACGACGCCGAATGTGAGGTGTCGCTCCCGAGCGGCGACTACGAACTGGAGGTCAGCGCCGCCCCGCTGCCGGAAGTCGACGAGGGGTTCGTCGTCGTCGCGGTCGAAACCGCCGAACGGCTGTCGTAA
- a CDS encoding MmgE/PrpD family protein has translation MSLTDRLPLVGGDGEPEVGPFLDRAAAWATDLTYDDIPPSVRRAAKAQLTSTVGAAVWTLDHPLGGSILEAATARDDGDGATLVDGETLSPTGAARGNAALSMALDFDDTVLGGHTGHSSVFVPLAYAEATDASGRRVLVAHVAANEVAARLASAAAIGPFRGQQTAYVHAVAAAVGRAVVEDDEAGTLAHALGTALLQPPWPLEPPFLGADAKVWSASEPIGTGLAAVDSARAGLTGAPNLTEAEGGFLEAFSEYPLGEFLGGFGERWHTRTLTVKSVPGCAYVTAPIEAALEARGRLDRGRTTVGRVDVYGSLFTTEVDERAAPYVDGPDSPVAALSFTVPFNVAVALIDGEHTPRQVGERRTDEDVWRLADRVFLHHDADFTASALDSEVPVGAMLRRVGVPVVGYAAKTVGPLAALQHLPTLAGFVRKRPLLTDLSDADKRMGARVEVTTTGGRTVEATVEHPSGFAGKPLSEVRAVARKKYWSGLVAAGLRESTARHRAGELLALDDAERVSLAALTGLGEAR, from the coding sequence ATGAGTCTCACCGACCGCCTGCCGCTCGTCGGCGGCGACGGAGAACCCGAGGTCGGGCCGTTCCTGGACCGGGCCGCCGCGTGGGCGACGGACCTGACCTACGACGACATCCCGCCATCGGTCCGACGGGCGGCGAAGGCCCAGCTGACCAGCACCGTCGGCGCGGCCGTCTGGACCCTCGACCATCCGCTCGGTGGCAGCATCCTCGAAGCCGCCACGGCGCGCGACGACGGCGACGGTGCGACCCTCGTCGACGGCGAGACGCTGTCACCGACGGGTGCAGCCAGGGGGAACGCCGCCCTCTCGATGGCGCTGGACTTCGACGACACGGTGCTGGGCGGTCACACGGGCCACAGTAGCGTCTTCGTTCCGCTGGCGTACGCCGAAGCGACGGACGCAAGCGGTCGGCGCGTCCTCGTCGCCCACGTCGCCGCGAACGAGGTGGCGGCGAGGCTCGCATCGGCGGCCGCCATCGGCCCGTTCCGCGGCCAGCAGACGGCCTACGTCCACGCCGTCGCGGCCGCCGTCGGGCGCGCGGTCGTCGAGGACGACGAAGCCGGAACGCTGGCTCACGCGCTGGGGACAGCACTGCTGCAACCGCCGTGGCCGCTGGAGCCGCCGTTCCTGGGTGCCGACGCGAAGGTCTGGAGCGCGAGCGAACCGATCGGCACCGGTCTCGCAGCGGTCGACAGCGCCCGAGCGGGTCTCACGGGGGCGCCGAACCTCACCGAAGCGGAGGGCGGCTTCCTCGAGGCGTTCTCCGAGTACCCCCTCGGGGAGTTCCTGGGCGGGTTCGGCGAGCGCTGGCACACCCGCACCCTGACGGTCAAGTCGGTCCCGGGCTGTGCCTACGTGACGGCGCCGATAGAGGCCGCCCTCGAGGCCAGGGGTCGGTTGGACCGCGGCCGGACGACCGTCGGTCGCGTCGACGTCTACGGCTCGCTGTTCACGACCGAGGTCGACGAGCGCGCGGCGCCGTACGTCGACGGCCCGGACAGCCCCGTCGCCGCCCTCTCGTTTACCGTCCCGTTCAACGTCGCGGTCGCGCTGATAGACGGCGAGCACACCCCTCGACAGGTCGGCGAACGGAGGACCGACGAGGACGTCTGGCGACTGGCCGACCGGGTGTTCCTCCACCACGACGCCGACTTCACGGCTTCGGCGCTGGACTCGGAGGTGCCGGTCGGGGCAATGCTCCGTCGCGTCGGCGTGCCGGTCGTCGGCTACGCCGCAAAGACGGTCGGTCCGCTGGCTGCACTGCAGCACCTCCCGACGCTGGCCGGGTTCGTCCGCAAGCGACCGTTGCTGACGGACCTCTCGGATGCGGACAAGCGGATGGGTGCCCGCGTCGAGGTGACCACGACCGGGGGGCGGACCGTCGAAGCGACGGTCGAACACCCCTCGGGATTCGCCGGCAAGCCCCTCTCGGAGGTCCGTGCCGTCGCGCGCAAAAAGTACTGGAGTGGGCTCGTGGCGGCGGGGCTGCGCGAGTCGACTGCCCGCCATCGCGCCGGCGAACTGCTGGCGCTCGACGACGCCGAACGCGTCTCGCTCGCGGCCCTGACCGGGCTTGGAGAGGCGAGATGA
- a CDS encoding DUF5658 family protein yields the protein MAEDDAVGTNGGVETVVERQHLLWIFAVLLYGVGDTVTTLWGLSTGGIAETGPVVAPFLETYGRYALVAVKLVVFVGFYLVWRLLRSPGRAAVPAALAVVGAAVSTWNLLVIAGQV from the coding sequence GTGGCCGAAGACGACGCAGTGGGAACGAACGGAGGGGTCGAGACGGTCGTCGAACGCCAGCACCTGCTGTGGATTTTCGCCGTCCTGCTGTACGGCGTCGGGGACACGGTCACGACGCTGTGGGGGCTGTCGACCGGCGGCATCGCCGAAACCGGCCCCGTCGTGGCACCCTTCCTCGAGACGTACGGTCGCTACGCCCTGGTCGCGGTCAAGCTGGTCGTCTTCGTCGGCTTCTATCTCGTCTGGCGGCTGCTCCGGAGTCCGGGGCGGGCCGCAGTGCCGGCCGCGCTGGCCGTCGTCGGCGCCGCCGTCTCGACGTGGAACCTCCTCGTAATCGCCGGACAGGTGTGA
- a CDS encoding SOS response-associated peptidase: MCGRYTLFAPPEELEERFDARFDFEFEPRYNAAPSQELPVVTGDESDVIQRLEWGLVPRWADDDTDRHINARAETVEDKPAFRQAYRGADGDGETAGGRCLVIADGFYDWADTGDGKRPYRVALEDDRPFAMAGLWERWTPDTVQTGLGTFGGDGPDEEPNPVETFTVLTTEPNAVVEPLHHRMAVVLDPGEEAAWLDGGEVPLDPAPADEFRAYPVSTAVNDPSNDRSELVREVGG; this comes from the coding sequence ATGTGCGGCCGCTACACGCTCTTTGCGCCCCCGGAGGAACTCGAAGAACGCTTCGACGCGCGGTTCGACTTCGAGTTCGAACCCCGGTACAACGCCGCCCCGAGCCAGGAGTTACCCGTCGTCACCGGCGACGAGTCCGACGTCATCCAGCGCCTGGAGTGGGGACTCGTTCCCCGGTGGGCCGACGACGACACCGACCGCCACATCAACGCCCGCGCGGAGACGGTTGAGGACAAGCCGGCGTTCCGGCAGGCCTACCGGGGCGCCGACGGGGACGGCGAGACGGCCGGGGGACGGTGTCTCGTGATCGCCGACGGCTTCTACGATTGGGCCGACACCGGCGACGGCAAGCGACCGTACCGCGTCGCCCTCGAGGACGACCGCCCCTTCGCCATGGCCGGTCTCTGGGAGCGGTGGACGCCGGACACCGTCCAGACCGGACTCGGGACCTTCGGCGGGGATGGTCCCGACGAGGAACCGAACCCCGTCGAGACGTTCACCGTCCTGACGACGGAGCCGAACGCGGTCGTCGAGCCGCTGCACCACCGGATGGCGGTGGTGCTGGACCCCGGCGAGGAGGCGGCCTGGCTCGACGGCGGGGAGGTCCCGCTGGACCCGGCGCCCGCCGATGAGTTCCGGGCCTATCCGGTCTCGACGGCCGTCAACGACCCGTCGAACGACCGATCGGAACTCGTCCGAGAAGTCGGCGGCTGA